Proteins encoded by one window of Lathyrus oleraceus cultivar Zhongwan6 chromosome 1, CAAS_Psat_ZW6_1.0, whole genome shotgun sequence:
- the LOC127083122 gene encoding WD repeat-containing protein 55, whose product MEINLGKLAFDIDFHPSDNLVATGLIDGDLHLYRYSPDNTTSDPVRVLEIHAHTESCRAARFINGGRALLTGSPDFSILATDVETGSTIARLDNAHEAAINRLINLTESTVASGDDDGCIKVWDTRERSCCNSFEVHEDYISDITFASDAMKLLATSGDGTLSVCSLRRNKVQAQSEFSEDELLSVVLMKNGRKVVCGSQTGILLLYSWGCFKDCSDRFVDLSSNSIDTMLKLDEDRIITGSENGMINLVGILPNRIIQPIAEHSEYPVERLAFSHDRKFLGSIGHDQMLKLWDLDNIIQGSRSTQRNENGVVDNDVDSDDNDNEMDVDHNPSKFTKGKKSKNASNGHAVGDSNNFFADL is encoded by the exons ATGGAAATCAATTTGGGGAAACTTGCATTTGACATTGATTTTCATCCATCCGATAATCTCGTTGCAACCGGACTCATAGACGGTGACCTTCACTT ATACCGTTATAGCCCGGATAACACTACTAGTGATCCTGTGAG GGTGTTGGAAATTCATGCCCACACCGAGTCTTGTAGAGCTGCTCGATTCATCAATGGCGGGCGAG CGCTGTTGACGGGCTCTCCCGATTTCTCGATACTGGCTACAGATGTGGAAACTGGATCAACCATTGCCCGACTTGATAATGCCCATGA GGCTGCAATCAATAGATTGATAAACTTGACCGAGTCAACCGTTGCTTCAGGAGATGATGATGGTTGTATTAAG GTTTGGGATACCAGAGAACGTTCTTGTTGCAATTCATTTGAAGTCCATGAGGATTACATTTCAGACATAACATTTGCATCTGATGCAATGAAACTATTGGCCACAAG TGGAGACGGGACCCTTTCTGTTTGCAGTCTTCGACGAAATAAA GTCCAAGCCCAATCTGAATTTTCTGAAGATGAGCTATTGTCTGTTGTTTTAATGAAG AATGGTAGGAAAGTTGTTTGCGGATCACAAACTGGAATCTTGCTGTTGTATTCATGGGGATGCTTCAAGGATTGCAG TGATCGATTCGTTGATCTCTCTTCAAACTCTATTGATACCATGTTAAAG CTTGATGAAGATAGGATTATTACTGGATCGGAGAATGGGATGATCAA CTTGGTTGGAATATTGCCAAACAGAATCATTCAGCCAATCGCCGAGCACTCTGAATATCCTGTTGAGCGTCTTG CATTCTCTCATGATAGAAAGTTTCTTGGAAGTATTGGACATGATCAAATGTTGAAG CTATGGGACTTGGATAATATAATACAAGGTTCAAGAAGCACACAGAGAAATGAAAATGGGGTGGTTGACAATGATGTCGATAGTGACGACAACGACAATGAGATGGATGTAGATCACAATCCTTCTAAGTTTACTAAAG GGAAAAAGAGTAAGAATGCAAGTAATGGGCATGCTGTAGGTGATTCAAACAACTTCTTTGCAGATTTATAG